Within the bacterium genome, the region TTCGCGGTGGGAATGTCTTTGCTTTTATGCAACGAGGTTACTCTCTGCCTAATACTACAACGTCAAGTATACACTGTCTTCTTTAGAAGGCCGGCTTGACCCCAAAGGGGTCGCCTGTCATAGCCCACGGGCAGCGCCCGGGAAACCGATAAAATCCATCGCGTATAGCCCTGCAGAGGCGGCATTCCCGACCCGGGTCTATGGCGCCCGGTTGGGCCTTGGCGATATCTTATGATTACCGATCTTCCAGGGCGTTGCCCTTCGCTTCCACATTTCGCACCTTGGGCCTATTTGTCTGTGCAAGAGAATTCGACTCAACGTTGTAGTACTGATGGATGAAACGGCATTCTATCAGTTGGGTTGTTTCTATCAGTTGGAATGTCTTGCTTTCTCATCAAGCAACGATTTCATGTCAAAACAACGAATCACCGTATCCTGCATTATGGCAAGGAGGGTTGGCATGCCGGCAAGACGCAGTGGCAACATGACCGCGAGTTTTCAAATGCTGCGAAATGTGATACTCATGCTGTTGGCGGTGGCGTGTGGACTGCCGGGCTTTGTTTCGGCACAGTCGCAGGCGCCCAAACTAAAGGATTTCGAGTGGCTGCTGGGCACCTGGAAACGCCAATCAGCCAAGAGTATCACTTATGAAAGCTGGCGCAAACTGAGCGAGAGAACGTTTGAAGGCGAGGGCGTGCGCCGTTCCAAGGCCACCGGCGACAGCATGCTGGTCGAGGCGCTGGTGCTGGCGGAAATGCGGGGCGAGATCTTCTACCTCGCGAAAGTGGCGGAGAATCGCTTGCCCGTGGCGTTCCGGCTCACTTCACTCGAGGGCGGCCGCGCGGTTTTTGAAAATCCCGAGCATGATTTTCCGCAGCGCATCACTTATATCCTCAATGCCGATGGTTCACTGCTGGTCATCACTGCGGGCAAAGAGGGTGGTCAGGGTGAAGCGAAGCAGATCGAATTCTCGTTTCAGAAGCTTGAGTGAAGCAAGTTACTCGTAGCGCAGCGCCTTGACGGGATTCGCCACCGCGGCCTTGGTCGCCTGTAAGCTCACCGTCAAAAGAGCAATGGCCAAAGCCAGCCCGCCGCCGAGTAAAAAGGGGCGAGGACCCAAGTCCAGGCGATAGGCAAAATTTTCCAACCAGGTATCGGTGGCGTAATATGCCACGGGCACGGCCAGCGCAAACGCGAGCAGCACCAGCCGGCTGAATTCTTTGGAGAGCAGCAGCAGAATGGACGGCACGGTAGCGCCCAGCACTTTGCGAATGCCGATTTCCTTGGTGCGCTGCTCGGCCGTGAAGGAAGCCAGTCCCAGCAGCCCCAAACAAGCCACGAAGAAGGCGAGAAACGTGAACGCGCTGAACAGCCGGCCCAGGCGTTCTTCGGTTTGATAGAGCCGGTCAAAGTCGGCATCGAGAAAACGATAGTCCAAGGGCAAATCCGGCTCGCAGGCCCGCCACTGTTCGGCGAGGAACGGTAGCGCAGCCGCAGTTTGCTGCGGCGCCAGGCGAATCGCCGCGCTCCACGACCACTCGGGCTTGATATCCAACACCAGCGGCTCGATTTTTTGATGCAGTGATTTGAAATGGAAATCCTTCACCACCCCGATCACCTGACCCATCTCTTCATCCCACACCCGAAACGGGCGGCCGACCGGATCTTCCCATCCCAATTCGCGCACGGCGGTTTCATTCAAAATGTAAGCGTGTCCAGCATCGGTGGAAAACTCGCGGGAGAAGTTGCGGCCCTGCATGATCTGCAAGCCGAGGGTGGGCACGGTTTCCTCATCCACCAGCATGGTGTAGAAGCTTCTGGTTTCCGGCTCTTCCTTGCCGGGCCAGACGTAGCCGCGGCTGGTGCCGACGCGGCCGGGCACGTTGGCCACCAGCGCAACGTTGCGCACGCCGGGATGCGCCAACAGTGATTGTCGAAACGCCGCGAAGCGCTGTTTAGCCGCGCCGCTGAGATTGAGATGGAGCACCTGTTCCTTGTCGAAGCCCAGCTCATGCGTTTTCATGTAGGCAAGTTGATCGCGGACGGTGAGAATCGCGATCAACAGGAAAACTGCGATGCTGAATTGCGCGACGATCAAGCCCTTGCGCAGCGCCGCGCCTTGGGCGCCGCGGGTGACCAGGCCTTTCAGAACTTTCGCCGGGTCGAATCCCGAGAGAATCACCGCCGGATAGATCGCGGCCAGCACGCTCGCCGCCAAGCCGATACCCGCCAGCAACAGCAACAAGCCGGGATTGGCGAACACCTCCACTGCCAGCTTTCCGCCCCCCAGTTCGCCGGCGAGCGGCGCTGCCGTTTGCAGGAGAGCCAGCGCCAACCCGACCGCGCAGATGCCGGCGAGCAGCGATTCCCCGAACAACTGCAGCAGCAGCGTCCCCCGATCGGCGCCCACGACTTTGCGCACGCCGATCTCTTTCGCGCGTTGCGCCGCCCGTGCCGTGGCCAGATTCACGAAATTGATGCAGGCGATGAACAGAATGAGCACAGCCAAGGCGGAGAAAATGTAGAGGTGGCGTTTATCGCTGTTGCTGCCGATGTCCCAGCGCACCTCAGTGGTGAGATGAATGTCGGTAATCGGCTGCAGCGCCAGCGCGGTGGAGTTGGCGGCCTCGGCATTGCGATATTTCTGCAGAAACTCGGGAAAGCGACTGGTGTAGTTCTCCGGCGCGGCGCCGGCGGGCAGCAAAAGATAGGTGTAGTAGTTGAAATTCGTGTATTCCGCCAGCGCCTGTTCCCCCATGAAGGCGGTAATCGTGTGGAATGAGGTCAGATAGTCAAACTGCAGATGCGAGTTCTTGGGGAGCGGCTGCAGCACGCCGGTGATTCTGAGATCCAGCTTCAAATCACCGCGCAACAGCGTCAGCGTTTTGCCTACGGGATTGTCGCGGCCAAACCAGGCTGCAGCCGCTGCCGGCGACAGCACCATGGTGTTGGGCGCGGCCAGCGCGGTGGCGGGATCACCCTGGCGCAGTGGAAAAGTGAAGACGCGAAACACCGCAGAGTCCGCATAGAAAAACCCGTCCACCGTGCGCGTTTCGCTGCCCGCTTTGAGATTGGCGCGGCTGTTGGCCGTGAAGAACCGCACCACTTCAAGCTCGGGAAACTCCTGCTTCAGATGCGTGGCATAGCCGGAGGCGCTGATCGCCGAGCGCTCCGGCTCGCCCTCGCGGGCAGCATGCAGCAGGCGATAGAGGCGGGGCGCATGCTGGTGAAAGCGGTCAAAACTGCGCTCCTGGCGGACGTAAAGCAGGATGAAGAAGCAGCACGCCAGGCCGAGGGCCAGCCCGCTGAGGTTGATGAAGGTGTAGCCCTTGTGCTTGGCCAGGTTGCGCAAAGCAATCGTCAGGTAATGTTTCAGCATCAGGTCTGTGCTCCGATTGGATTCAGCCTCCGGTTTGGCACCTCCACGAGGCGGCCTCTTTTAAGGTTGCAGAATGAGACAAGCAAGTCCGAGAAAAGGTTGCCGGCGGGTGCAAGAGGTCATGGTGGTGTGCTGCTGTCGCGCTGCGTCACGAGGGCCTGCGGGAAGTGAATGGAGGTGAATCGGGCATCCTGCCGCGCATTCGCGTCAATGCACTTGTGTCTGACAAAATGAATCGCTTCTTTCCAACGCACCTTTTCAACCGGAAGGAGAACGCGATGACAACTCTGTTGCGAGGCCGCATTGCCGTGCTGGTGCTGCTGCTTTGGGTGTTGCCGCTGTGCGCGCAGGAAGCCGGCCGCTTTGCCGGGGCCATCAAAACCATCGAGCAGACGGTGGCAAAGCAAATGGCAAGTGATCGGACTCCCGCGGTTTCCATTGCCTTCATGAAAGATGATTTTCAGTGGGCGCGGGGATTCGGCTGGGCGGACTTGGAGAATCAAGTGCCGGCCACGGAAAAATCCATGTATCGTCTCGCCTCGGTCACCAAGCCTATGACCGCGGCGGCGATCCTGCAATTGGCGGAGCACGGCCGGATCGATCTCGATCGCGAGGTGCAGGCATACGTGCCCTATTTCCCGCAAAAGGCCTGGCCGGTCACGGTGCGCCAGCTTCTCGGCCATCTCGGCGGCATCAGCCATTACAAGAATGCCGCGGCAGAGCTGCATATCACCGCGCCGAAGTCGACGCGCGAGGCCATCGCCATCTTCCAGGATTTTGATTTGGTCGCCGAGCCGGGTACGCGCTACAACTATTCCAGCTACGGCTACAATCTGCTCGGCGCGGTGATTGAAGGCGCCTCCGGCATGTCGTATGGTGAATACATGCGTCAGCATGTTTGGGAGCCGCTGGGCATGCACGACACTCGCCTCGATGATCCCTATGATTTGATTCCGCACCGCGTGCGCGGCTATCAACTCGTCGAAGGCGAGATCAAGAATTCCGAGTTTGTCAACCTCAGCAGCCGCTTTGCCGCGGGCGGCACGCGCAGTACGGTGTTGGACATGGTCAAGTTTGCGCACGGCCTGAACACCGGCAAGCTGCTTTCCCGCGCCAGCCTCGAGCAGATGTATGAAGCCATGGCGACCAAAGACGGTCGCCTCACCGACTACGGCATGGGCTGGGGCACGGGCCATAGTCTCGGCCACTTCATGGTGCGCCACAGCGGCGGTCAGCAGGAGACACGCACCATGCTTTACAATTATCCGTGCTGCAATTTCATCGTTGCGGTTGCCTGCAATTTCGAAAGCGCCAATCCGGCGGCCTATGCCAACCTCGTGGTGGCCGCCGTTTTGGAAGAACCCGCCAATATCGTGGCCTACGCGCCCGACAAAGTCAGCGACGCCATCTTGCTCGGCCTGCGCGAAGTTTTTGCGAGCGGCTTGAATGACTTCCAGCGGTTCGGCAAAGCAACGAGCGAGGATCCGGCGGAGCTGGCGCAAGCGTTTTCCTATTTCAATCAGCACGTCAGCCCTCCGGCCTTGCAGCGAGATCACGCTGCGGCGCTGCAGAAAATCCGCGAGGGCCGCCATCCCGTTGCGCAGCAGGCATTCAGCAAGATCGGCTCCTACATGGCCGCGCGCCTCAAAGCAAAAGCCGGCGCAGTCCGGCTCGAGAGTTATCATCAAACCGGCGCGATTCCATTCTTCCATGACTATATCGCCCTGTACCAGCAGGATGCTCGCCACCCTGCCACCTTCCGCTTTCACGCTGCTTTCGAAAAATCAGTGCAGCGCTGGCAACGTGACTGGCAACGGACGTGGACGCCAGAAGTGCGCGCCCTGGCGCTGGCGCCGCGCTCTGATTTCGCCGCGGTGCAGGCTCATCTGCAGAAGCTGTTCGCCGGCGCGCAAATCTATCCGAGTTTCATCAGCGAATTTGATGAGGCGATCGTGCAGTACATGCTGCGCGGCGAGCACGAGAAAGCGCTGGCCGCGGGAGAAACGGGCACGGCGCTTTATCCCAGCTCGGACGCGCTCCTGGCCGGACACGGCGTCGCACTTGCTCTCTTCGGCGCGAAGGAAAAAGGCCTGGCCCGCATCAAACAGGCCGCGGCCCGCAATCCCCAAGGCTCGGCCGGCGCCGAAGGTTTGAATCGCCTCGCCTACGAGCTTGCCGGCCGCGGACAGCTTGACCAGGGCATGGCCTTGCTGCAAATCGCCGTGGAATTGTATCCTCAAACAGCCAATCTCTACGACAGTCTGGGGGAGTTTCACTTGCAGAAAGGGGACCGGCAGCAGGCAATCACCTATTACCAGAAGGCCTTGGAGATTGATCCCAACTTCCAAAACGCGAAGGCCATGCTGGAGAAAATCACAAAGTAATCCGGCCAGAGTTACTTGCTGCTGCGCAGCAGCGGGGCCGGCATTGCGCGCGGCTCGCGGGCGGGCCGGCAACTTGATTTTGCAGGAACGATCGCACGATGAGGAATCTCACACCAATCTGCATTCGTCTTTTCCATTCTCCCGGACTCCGCAACCACACCGCGAGGAGTATCAGAGCCCGTTGGCGTGGCGGCCTTGCGCTGATCTTGTTGCCGCTCTTTGCCGCGTGGGGGCAGGCTGCCGACGCGCCGGAGGATTCCGCTTTCCCGGCTTATTGCCTGCCTCATACCGAAGTGCGATCATTGCATTCCGCCGTCACTGAAATTGACTACACCCTGTACGTGAGCTTGCCGCGGCAGTATGCCGGGACGAACAAAGCATATCCCGTCGTCTTCGTGTTGGATGCGGATTACGCCTTCGCGCTGGCGCACAATATCATCGAACATCTGGTTGACCGGCGGAATCTGCCGGAGATGATGGTGGTGGGCATTGCCTATGCCGGCGCGAGCCAGGTCCTGCCCGTATACCGTCACAACCGCACGCGCGATTACACGCCCACGCACACACTGGACGGCGGCTATGGCCCGGAATTTCAGAAATTCTCCGGCGGCGGGGAGCAATTCCGCCGGTTCATTGTGACCGAACTGATTCCGTTCATCGCGGCGCAGTATCGCGTCAAGCCCAACGACCGCACCCTCGTCGGCCATTCCTATGGCGGCTTGTTTGCCACTTACCTGCTGCTGACGAATCCGGAGGCCTTTCAGAGATACATCATCGTCAGCCCATCGTACTGGTATGACCACCGCGTCATCTTCACGTTCGAGGCGCAAGCGGCCACGGGCCGGCAGCAGCTACCGGCGCGCGTATTTTTGGCGGTGGGCAGCCAGGAGAATCCCATCATGGCGCAAGATCTGGAGCAATTCGCCACCGTGCTGGCTTCCCGAAAATATCAGGGACTGCAAATGAGCAGCCGAATTTTCCCGGACGAGAATCACAACAGCGTTTTTCCTGCGGCATTGACCCGGGGATTGCGTGTGGTGTTCGAGGGTGAAACTCCCTAGATTGCGACCGGCGCAGACGTGTGCAGGGTTACGCCGGTCTGCCGAGGGGGCAGGCTATAGATACTGCACTGGGGTTTTGTGAAAAAATTGGCGCTGGGCTTGAATCTTCGCAGAGCTGTGGCCGGCAAAGGATCGGTTCAAGATGGCAGCGCCGCGTGATGCGATTGACAACGATTCCCATGGTTGGCATGATGAAAACCGTTCCAATCCTGTCTAAAATCCGGTTCGCCGGCTGGATCAGCGCTGCGTGCATGCTCGTTCTCGCGGCGTGCCAGGGCGAGCGCCCGCCGTTAGTGGCGGAATGGCGGGAAATCAAGATCACCCAGTCCGATTTCGAGAGATCCTACTTTCAGTATTGGCAAACCACCAGCGCGCCCGATTCACCGGCGTTGCGCCGTCAGTTCGCGCAACAAATGATCGAACAGGAATTGATCGCGCACGTGGGCATGGCTAAAGGACTGCACCAAACCGCCGAAGTGCAGCGGCCCCTGCAGCGGGATTTCAGGCGCTTTCTGCGGCGGCGCTATCTCGAAGTGACGCTCAAGGACACCATCGCCGCGCCGACTGCAGCCGAAATCGCTGTCGCCCGGCAGCGGCAAAACACACAACTGCGCGTGCGGCAGTTGTTCGCCAGATCCGAAGAAGAAATGCAAAGCCTGAGGCAGCAGTTGCAGCAGGGCGTTCCCTTTGAAGCATTGGCAGCGGCCACCCTCCCCGACAGCGCGCTGGCCGCGGCCGGCGGGGATCTCGGCTGGCTCGGTTGGGGCGACACCGATCTGCCGGTGGAGGAGGCGCTTTATCAGCTCGAGCGCGGCGAGATTTCGCCGCCGGTGCAATCGTTGATGGGCTGGCATGTTTTCCGCGTGGATTCGATTCGCACCACGCTGCGCTTCGGCGAGGTAACCCCGTGGGAGCGGGAGGATCTTTACCAACGCCTGCTCAGCCGGCGGTTGGATATGGCCGCCGCCCGGCATTTGCGCGAGCTGGTGTGGAACAAACCGCTGGTGGTGAACATGGCCGTGCTCGGCCGCGTGTGGGAATATCTCGCGCCCATCCTGCAGCATTCGACGCAGCCGCGCTGGCCGCAGGCCTTGCAGGAGATCGAGCGCAAGCCGCCACTCGATTCGTTTCAGGAGATTGCGGCCACGGTGGCAGGCGAGCCGTTCACGGTGCAGGAATTCTTCGAGGCGCTGCCGGAGTTGCCGCGCCACTTGTTGCAGCCGAATTTGAAGAAAGCATTGGAAGTGGCGCTGCGTGATAAAATCTTGACGACAACCGCCCAAGCCGGCGGCTTCGCCAATGATCCGGTGGTGCGCGAGAAGGCCCGGCGCGCCGAGCTGCAGTACGCCTACCACGCGACCCTGGCCGCGCAAGACTCGGTTACCGATGCAGCGGCGGCGCTGCACGAATTCTATGCCAAACACCGCGCGCGCTACGGCGAGCGAGTCGAATCCGAAGTGTATGAGATTCTGGTTGCGCAGCGCGATTCCGCACTGGCCATCGCCAAGGCCATTCAAGCCGGCAGCGATTTTGGTGAAATGGCTCGGCGTTATTCCCGGCGGGCCGCAACACGGGAGCGCGGCGGTTTTCTGGGAGTGATTTCAGATCAGGAAAGCGCTTTTGGACAGCAGGCCGCGCGACTGCAGTCCGGCAATCTTTATGCGCCGTTGGCAACAGCGGAGGGATACAGCATCATACGCATTGGCCGGCAGAATCGCCGCGCGCCGAAATGGGAGGAGATCGAAGCACGCGTGCGCGAAGACTGGCAGCGGTCCGCGTGGCAAAGCAGGCAGCAAAGCCTGTTGCCCGCGGACTACCGCCCAGAAGCCATCAAGTTCTATGAAGAGAATCTCACCCAAGCCCTCCGGCAGCGGGGCACGGTGTTTTAGAACGGCAATGCCAGCGCTGTCGCTCTGCTGCAATCTTGCCCGAGCATAATCTCACCGCTCGTGTCGTTGGACGCGGTGGCCCCAGTTCCAGACCAACGTGACTGCCCGTCTGGGCCGGCTGCCCGGCCAGCATTTTCATTTCACTCCTTCATGCCCGCCAGGGCAATCCCCTGAATAAAGTATTTCTGCGCGGTGAAAAAGAGTGTGAACACCGGAATGATCATCAGCAGCGAGGCGGCGGTCAGCGGCCCCCATTCGGTTTCGCCGTAGCGCGAGGAAAAGGCCTGCAAGCCCAGCGAGAGCGTGTAGAGCGCCTGATCCTGCAAATAGATCAGGGGATTCAAAAAGTCGTTCCACGAGGCCATGAACTGCAGGATGATGACAGCGATCAAAGCCGGGCGCACCAGCGGCAGGGCAATGGTGAAGTAGGTGCGCCAGGAGCTGGCGCCGTCGATCTCCGCGGCCTCGAACAGTTCGCGCGGCAGCCCTTTGAAGAATTGCCGCAACAGAAAAATGTAGAACGCCGTGCCGAACAGTGAAGGCAGCCACAAGGGCGTGAGCGTGTCGACCAAGCCGAGCTTGGCGAAGATCAAGTATACCGGCACCATGGTGACTTGCGGCGGCAACATCATGGTGCTGAGCAGCAGCAGAAACATGGCTTCGCGGCCCGGCCAGCGATAGCGGGCAAAGGCAAACGCCACCAGCGAGCTGGCCAGCGCCGTCCCCAAAATGGAAAGGCTGGTGACCAGTATAGTGTTGCCGAGATAACGCCACAGCGGGATGCGCGCCATGGCGCGGCCGTAGTTGTCCCAGGCCACGGGATTCGGCACGAAGAACTCCGCTAACGTATCCGAGCTGACTACCTGGGCATCCGTCTTGAACGAGGTCGCGATCAGCCAGATGATGGGCAGGGCAAAGAGCAGCGAGGTGGCGCACAGCACCAGGTGATACAACACCCGGCGCTGGATGAACTGTTGCAACCGCTGCTGCCAGCCGGCAGCGCGGCCGCCTGCCGGTGCAAGTCGTCGATCATTCATCGGCATAGTAAACCCATTTCGGCGCCAGCTTGAAATTGACCAGCGTGAGGACGAGAATGATGAGAAAGAGAATCCACGCCATCGCGCTGGCGTAACCCATTTTGAAATATTTGAAAGCATTGTCGAACAGATAGAAGACATACATGCGCAGGGAATCCTCCGGGCCGCCGCGCGCGTCCAGCAAGTAGGGCTGCGTGAAGATTTGAAAATAGGCGATCAGGCTCATGATCAAATTGAAGAAGACATAAGGGCTGAGCAGGGGCAGAGTGATGCGGAAGAAGCGGCCCACCGTGCCCGCGCCATCGATGCGCGCCGCCTCGTAGAGCGAGGGTGGGATGCTCTTCAGGCCGGCAAGCCAAATCACCATCGAGCCGCCCGCGCCCCACAGCAGCATCATGATGACCGCAACTTTGGTGTAGCGGGGATCGCCCAGCCAGTTGATCGAAGCCATGCCCGCCTGGGCCAGCACGAAATTGATCAGCCCGTTTTGCGGATTAAGCAGAAACATCCACACGATCGCCACTGCCACCGCGGGCACGATCGCGGGCAGATAGAGAATGGTGCGATACCAGCGCACGCTGCGGCCGGTTTGATTGACCAGCAGTGCGATGCTCAGGCCGGTGATCAAACTCAGCGGCACACCGAAGGCGGCAAGATAGAGCGTGTTGCCCAGGCTTCTCCAAAACATCATGTCCTGGCCGCTGAACATCGCGACAAAGTTTTTGAATCCCACCCAGCGCGGCAGCGAGAGCACATCGTATTCGGTGAGACTGAGCAGGAGGGAAGTCAGCGTCGGCCAGAACATGAGCACGAGAAAGCCGATGACCCACGGCAATGCGAAGATCAAACCGGTTCTGGCCTCCAGCCAGGCGCGCGGCGAGGCTTGACGCAGCCGCCGCAAGTGCCAGAGGAGCACGGCCAGCCCGGTCAGCAGCAGCACCGCGGCCAGCGCGAAACTCCATTGCAGCGGCACGACGGGCCGCGTTTCATCGGCGTAGAAAGCATCCACGGCTTTTTGTACCTGTTGTGCGCTCTCGCGCAGCGCCTGCTCCGGCGTGAGCGCGCCGTAAGTCGCCAGATCGGTGGCGCGCACATGCTCATCCCACAACTGCTGGCCCACCGGCGTCACCGGCCGAAAATGCGAGACGTTCAACAGCTCAACGAAGACTTCCTGCGCGCGCTGCAGAGCCGGCACGGGAATCGGAAAGGCGCGCAGCCGCTCTTCATTCGCAGCTTTGTGCGCGATCAGTTTGGGGACGTAGAGGGCGTTGCCGGTCTCGGCATTCACCCGGCTTTGTTCCTCGCCCTCGGCAAGCAAGCCGGCTGGTGAGACCAGATACTCGATGAGGCGCCAGGTTTCATCGGGATGCTTGCTTTTGGTTGGAATGACCCAGGCAAAGCCGCCCGACCATGTGGTCGTCGGCTTGCCTGGCGGTGCGGGCGGCGGAGCCACGCCCAGCTCGAAATCCGGCGCCAGGCGCGCGAGTTTGTTGAGATACCAATTGCCGTCGATGCGCATTGCCAACTTGCCGATGAGGAAAGGATCGGTCGCGTCGCGACCATAACCGCGCTCGAACGGATCCACCACGTCGCGGCGTCCGCCCAAAGCATCATAGAGGCGTTTGATGTAAACGAGCGCCTCGCGCACTTCCGGACTGTCGAGCAGCACGCGGCGGCCATCTTCGCTCAGAAAGCGGGCGCCGTTGAGCCAGCCGTAGAGATAGAGCCAGGAATTGCCGAGAATCGGCGCGAATCCGAGTTGTTCGGCCTGGCCCTGGGCATTGTATTTCGTCAGGCGTTGCGCATAGACGATGAGTTCCTCCCAGTCGCGCGGCGGCCGTTCCGGATCCAGGCCGGCGGCGCGAAACAGCTTCTTGTTCCAAAAAAAGGCGCGGGCGTCAGTGCCATAAGGAATGCCGTACAGCCGGCCGTCGAAAGTGCATTCCGCCCGTGGCGCGGTGTAAAAGTCAGCAGGATTGACAGTGGAGTTGGCGACGTAATCATCCAACGGCAGCAGCGCGCCGCGCGCCGCCCAGCCTGCCAGCGTGAAACGATCGAGAAAAACCAAATCAGGTGTTTTGCCGGCGGCCAGCGCGGTCATGAATTTCTGGCTGAAGCCGCTGCCCTCGGTCGCAACTTCCGCTTTGCCCGCCGTGACGATTTTCAAGGCGATCCCGGGTTGGCCGGCAGCATATCGTTCCAAGACCCGCACCAGGCCAAGATCATCCGTGTGCGGCGAGAGTCCCCAAATCGTGATCTGTTTGGGTTGGTCTGCGGCGGTTGTCGGCAGTGCGCACAGCAGCGCCAAGCAGCCCAAGCGTACCAGCCTGGTGAGCAAGGATCGGCGTGGCTGGGATTCAGCCGGGGCGCGTGCCGCCGCAGCCGAGCGAAAGTGGTTGCCGGAGTTTTGCATCATCAGTCTCAAGGGTTATCGAAGCAACAGCAGTTTGCGGGTCAGGCGTTGCGCGCCCACCTCCAGTTGAGCCAAATACAAACCGCTGGCAAGCTCCAGCGCCTGCCAAGTGATTTCATGTCTGCCGGCAGGCTTGAAGGCGTCGATTAAAGTCGTGATCAGCTTGCCGTTGGCGTCATAGATCTTGAGGCGGACGTGGCTCGCTTGCGCCAGCGAGAATTGCATGCGGGTCGCGGCATTGAAGGGATTGGGATAATTTGGAGACAGCATGAAATCCGGGCGGCTGGCGGAAACGGTTTCGCGCTGAGCAACTGCAGTGACCACGACCTGCGGTGAGAGCTTGCGGTTGATCATGATCATCGCGGCGTCTGCGATCAAGTTCTCACCGCGCGCCGCCAGTGTATTATCCAGCTTGAGAACGCGCCGCATGCCGGCCGGCAAATAAATATCCGCAATCTTCTGCCAGCCGGCGCTCGCGAGGTCGGTTTGATCCCGCACGAAAGAACTCGAGTCGGAACCGGAGAAGACGGTGAAGCGCGCCTGCCTGGTGTTGGTGCTCGCAGGAACGAAATAAGCATACACGCCGAACCAGGCCGCGAATGGAACATTGAATTCATACGAAATCGTGGCCAAACTGCCGGCAGCGGCACGCAGCACGTTGCCGCGAAAACCATTGAAATTGGCGGCGGCCCACGCGCCGGTCACCGCTGCGCCGGCCTCATCTTCGTTCACGATGGTGGCTTTGGGCCGCCACACTTGGCCGTTGCGTTCCGGCAGCAACGCCGGCTGGGCATAGTAGGTTGCTTGCAAGGTGTCGCCCAGCAAATTGTTGCGGCTGCGCAGCGCTTCGTAGAAAAAGAACACTTCACCGCTGACGTTGCGTTCGCGGTTGGCGCGCAAGCAGGCCAGTAGAAACTCCGGGGTGATGAGATAACTGCCCACCTGCGCGAGCAGGCCCGCATAAAACGTGCGCCGGCGATCCAGCGGCACGTAGCTCAGCGATTTGTTCAATTCAAAGAGATAATCGGAAAAGCTGTAGCGGTAGAGTTGC harbors:
- a CDS encoding carbohydrate ABC transporter permease: MNDRRLAPAGGRAAGWQQRLQQFIQRRVLYHLVLCATSLLFALPIIWLIATSFKTDAQVVSSDTLAEFFVPNPVAWDNYGRAMARIPLWRYLGNTILVTSLSILGTALASSLVAFAFARYRWPGREAMFLLLLSTMMLPPQVTMVPVYLIFAKLGLVDTLTPLWLPSLFGTAFYIFLLRQFFKGLPRELFEAAEIDGASSWRTYFTIALPLVRPALIAVIILQFMASWNDFLNPLIYLQDQALYTLSLGLQAFSSRYGETEWGPLTAASLLMIIPVFTLFFTAQKYFIQGIALAGMKE
- a CDS encoding extracellular solute-binding protein is translated as MMQNSGNHFRSAAAARAPAESQPRRSLLTRLVRLGCLALLCALPTTAADQPKQITIWGLSPHTDDLGLVRVLERYAAGQPGIALKIVTAGKAEVATEGSGFSQKFMTALAAGKTPDLVFLDRFTLAGWAARGALLPLDDYVANSTVNPADFYTAPRAECTFDGRLYGIPYGTDARAFFWNKKLFRAAGLDPERPPRDWEELIVYAQRLTKYNAQGQAEQLGFAPILGNSWLYLYGWLNGARFLSEDGRRVLLDSPEVREALVYIKRLYDALGGRRDVVDPFERGYGRDATDPFLIGKLAMRIDGNWYLNKLARLAPDFELGVAPPPAPPGKPTTTWSGGFAWVIPTKSKHPDETWRLIEYLVSPAGLLAEGEEQSRVNAETGNALYVPKLIAHKAANEERLRAFPIPVPALQRAQEVFVELLNVSHFRPVTPVGQQLWDEHVRATDLATYGALTPEQALRESAQQVQKAVDAFYADETRPVVPLQWSFALAAVLLLTGLAVLLWHLRRLRQASPRAWLEARTGLIFALPWVIGFLVLMFWPTLTSLLLSLTEYDVLSLPRWVGFKNFVAMFSGQDMMFWRSLGNTLYLAAFGVPLSLITGLSIALLVNQTGRSVRWYRTILYLPAIVPAVAVAIVWMFLLNPQNGLINFVLAQAGMASINWLGDPRYTKVAVIMMLLWGAGGSMVIWLAGLKSIPPSLYEAARIDGAGTVGRFFRITLPLLSPYVFFNLIMSLIAYFQIFTQPYLLDARGGPEDSLRMYVFYLFDNAFKYFKMGYASAMAWILFLIILVLTLVNFKLAPKWVYYADE
- a CDS encoding family 10 glycosylhydrolase produces the protein MSLERHSAVSITLLVLLAAAPMSAQPLQELRGVKLTNVDSQVLFSDANIAEAMDYLAGAGLNVVLPVVLNRGHTLYPSLVMDDYFNAPILPEFDGRDPLGRVLIEAHRNGLEVLPWFEYGFAASYSQNGGHILARYPDWALRDSSGRLVVKNGFDWMSAINPEVQRWMLALVTEILDHYDVDGIEFSDRIPALPVEGGYEAATVALYRAEHNGAAPPANFRDTAWQRWRADQLNAFYRTVRDSIKARGEHLLVSSSPSVYPWSYEEYLQDGKTWVEQGIVDNFIPQLYRYSFSDYLFELNKSLSYVPLDRRRTFYAGLLAQVGSYLITPEFLLACLRANRERNVSGEVFFFYEALRSRNNLLGDTLQATYYAQPALLPERNGQVWRPKATIVNEDEAGAAVTGAWAAANFNGFRGNVLRAAAGSLATISYEFNVPFAAWFGVYAYFVPASTNTRQARFTVFSGSDSSSFVRDQTDLASAGWQKIADIYLPAGMRRVLKLDNTLAARGENLIADAAMIMINRKLSPQVVVTAVAQRETVSASRPDFMLSPNYPNPFNAATRMQFSLAQASHVRLKIYDANGKLITTLIDAFKPAGRHEITWQALELASGLYLAQLEVGAQRLTRKLLLLR